From one Lysinibacillus sp. G4S2 genomic stretch:
- a CDS encoding MurR/RpiR family transcriptional regulator, protein MFTIEVIASFNELETSIYNYICQNGEKVIYMRIRELADETHVSTATILRFCRKVNCEGFSEFKVKLKWHLEENKAIQLKGSGHSVMEFFERTLTGNLEENIREAARVVSESDHVIFIGIGGSGILAEYGARYFSSLGKFSVYIKDPFFRIQANSNSVTIALSVRGENDFTVTHINQLKQEGSKIISITNSKHSTIAKISDINIPYYVTEERFENADVTTQVPVIYILESVAREIYRLTQEEN, encoded by the coding sequence ATGTTTACAATTGAGGTGATTGCATCATTCAATGAGTTAGAGACATCTATCTACAACTATATTTGTCAAAACGGCGAAAAAGTGATCTATATGCGGATACGTGAACTTGCAGATGAAACTCATGTATCAACCGCTACGATTTTACGTTTTTGTCGAAAAGTAAATTGTGAAGGCTTCTCAGAATTTAAAGTGAAACTTAAATGGCATTTAGAAGAAAATAAAGCGATTCAGTTAAAAGGCTCCGGGCATTCTGTAATGGAATTTTTCGAGAGGACGTTAACAGGAAATCTAGAAGAAAATATTAGGGAAGCTGCTCGTGTTGTGTCAGAATCAGATCATGTCATTTTTATTGGAATCGGAGGTTCTGGTATTCTAGCTGAATACGGAGCACGATATTTCTCAAGCTTAGGTAAATTTTCTGTGTATATAAAAGATCCGTTCTTTCGTATTCAAGCCAACTCAAATAGCGTAACAATCGCTTTATCCGTCAGAGGAGAAAATGATTTTACGGTCACTCATATTAATCAGTTGAAACAAGAAGGAAGTAAGATTATTAGTATTACCAATAGTAAACATTCGACCATTGCGAAAATCTCTGATATAAATATTCCTTATTATGTAACAGAGGAACGGTTTGAAAACGCCGATGTTACGACACAGGTACCCGTTATTTATATTTTAGAATCAGTGGCTCGTGAAATCTATAGACTTACTCAAGAAGAAAACTAA
- a CDS encoding 6-phospho-beta-glucosidase: MTKGIKIATIGGGSSYTPELVEGFIKRYDELPLKELWLVDVEAGKEKLEIVGGLAKRMIEKAGLPIEVHLTFDRRAALKNADFVTTQFRVGLLDARAKDERIPLKYGVLGQETNGPGGLFKGLRTIPVILDICKDMEELCPDAWLINFTNPAGMVTEAVLRYSNIKKVVGLCNVPIAMEMGIAKLLDVDHSRIRIDFAGLNHMVYGLDVYVDGVSVKDQVIDLLMDPNNSSFVKNIENLDWEPEFIKALNVLPCPYHRYYYKTRDMVEKEIENAKKEGTRAEVVQKLETELFELYKDPNLAIKPPQLEQRGGAHYSDAAVRLITSIYTDKRDIQPVNTRNNGAIASIPNDSAVEVSCIITKDGPKPIVMGDLPVQVRGLVQQIKSFERVAAEAAVTGDYNKAVLALTINPLSPSDTIAKEIVDEMLEAHKEFLPQFFQNVTS, from the coding sequence ATGACAAAAGGGATTAAAATTGCAACAATTGGCGGAGGATCAAGTTATACTCCTGAATTAGTGGAGGGTTTCATTAAACGCTATGATGAATTACCTCTAAAGGAACTATGGTTAGTCGATGTAGAAGCTGGAAAAGAAAAGTTAGAGATCGTTGGAGGGCTTGCTAAGCGCATGATCGAAAAAGCAGGACTTCCTATCGAAGTGCACTTAACGTTTGACCGAAGAGCTGCTTTAAAAAATGCGGATTTTGTGACGACTCAATTTCGTGTAGGACTGCTAGATGCTCGTGCAAAAGATGAAAGAATTCCATTAAAATACGGAGTCCTTGGTCAGGAAACAAATGGACCAGGCGGTTTATTTAAAGGATTGCGTACAATTCCAGTTATTTTAGATATTTGTAAGGACATGGAAGAGCTCTGTCCAGATGCATGGTTAATCAATTTTACAAATCCTGCTGGCATGGTAACAGAAGCCGTATTGCGTTACTCTAACATTAAAAAAGTTGTCGGCTTATGTAATGTACCAATCGCAATGGAAATGGGGATTGCTAAGTTACTAGATGTAGACCATTCTCGCATCCGTATTGACTTTGCAGGTCTTAATCATATGGTTTATGGATTGGACGTTTATGTGGACGGGGTAAGCGTTAAAGATCAAGTCATTGATCTGTTAATGGACCCTAATAATAGCAGCTTTGTAAAAAATATCGAAAACTTAGATTGGGAACCAGAGTTCATTAAAGCTCTTAATGTTCTACCTTGCCCTTACCATAGGTATTACTACAAAACGAGAGATATGGTAGAAAAAGAAATTGAAAACGCTAAAAAAGAAGGAACTCGTGCCGAGGTCGTTCAAAAGTTAGAAACCGAATTATTTGAACTATATAAAGATCCGAACCTTGCGATTAAACCACCTCAATTAGAACAACGTGGTGGCGCGCATTACTCGGATGCAGCCGTTCGCTTAATTACGTCTATCTATACAGACAAAAGAGACATTCAACCAGTTAACACACGAAATAATGGGGCAATCGCCAGTATTCCAAATGACTCGGCAGTAGAAGTGAGTTGTATTATTACAAAAGACGGTCCTAAACCAATTGTGATGGGAGATCTTCCTGTACAAGTTCGTGGGTTAGTCCAACAAATCAAGTCATTCGAAAGAGTAGCAGCGGAAGCCGCAGTAACAGGGGACTACAATAAAGCAGTTCTTGCGTTAACGATCAACCCACTGTCTCCTTCTGACACCATTGCCAAAGAAATTGTAGATGAGATGTTAGAAGCACATAAAGAGTTTTTACCTCAGTTTTTCCAAAATGTTACATCCTAA
- a CDS encoding histidine phosphatase family protein, which translates to MKRLAKILGVLMVGLLVVAGCSTGNRKKDDAATAKKTPEELTLYIVRHGKTMLNTTDRVQGWSDAVLTKAGEEVVTAAGVGLKDVEFQNVYSSDSGRAIQTANLILKENEKSSDLKVITDERLREFNFGTYEGDLNHTMWQDIADDQGVTLEEFMKNMTPESFANSVAKLDAKNVEEAKINWPAEDYKTITTRLKAVIEDIVEKEMKNEGTGNVLITSHGLSISALLATLFDDYKIPEGGLKNASVCTVKYKDGKYTLDKVNDLSYIEAGQN; encoded by the coding sequence ATGAAAAGATTAGCAAAAATATTAGGGGTTTTAATGGTAGGTTTATTAGTAGTTGCAGGGTGTAGTACTGGCAACAGGAAAAAAGACGATGCTGCAACAGCTAAAAAGACACCAGAAGAATTGACGTTGTATATCGTACGTCATGGTAAAACGATGCTGAACACAACTGATCGAGTTCAAGGCTGGTCAGATGCAGTATTGACGAAAGCAGGAGAAGAAGTTGTAACCGCTGCGGGGGTTGGATTAAAGGATGTTGAATTTCAAAATGTTTACAGCAGTGACAGTGGTAGAGCTATCCAGACAGCCAATCTGATCCTGAAGGAAAATGAAAAATCATCTGATTTAAAAGTTATTACAGATGAGCGATTAAGAGAATTCAACTTTGGTACGTATGAAGGTGATTTGAATCATACGATGTGGCAGGATATTGCCGATGATCAAGGTGTTACATTAGAAGAGTTCATGAAAAATATGACACCTGAATCATTTGCTAATAGTGTAGCAAAATTAGATGCTAAAAATGTTGAAGAAGCAAAAATCAACTGGCCAGCAGAGGACTATAAGACGATTACAACCAGACTTAAAGCAGTTATTGAAGACATCGTTGAAAAAGAGATGAAGAATGAAGGGACAGGAAATGTATTGATCACTTCTCATGGATTAAGTATCTCTGCATTGTTAGCTACATTGTTTGATGATTATAAGATTCCTGAAGGCGGTTTGAAAAACGCTAGTGTTTGTACAGTGAAATACAAAGATGGAAAGTATACGCTAGATAAAGTCAACGACTTAAGCTATATTGAAGCAGGGCAAAATTAA
- the licT gene encoding BglG family transcription antiterminator LicT — translation MNIKKILNNNVVVTTTKLNQEIVVMGKGLAFQKKIGETIDASKIEKTFVLENHEISEKLSILLKDTSELYVNISSKIFDYAQSELSSKLDEYLYVALTDHLSFAISRHKQGIYLKNVLLWEIRKYYKQEFQIALKSLDIIESDTGIRLGEDEAASIALHLVNSQLFSEDMAAAVRVTEIVNNILNIVKYHFRMELDESSINHDRFLTHLRFTAIRFIRKEKEKEKEVKRNDPFLYKQVKKKYSTAFHCSQKIMVYLENTYGWVISNEEITYLTLHIHRIINRYTN, via the coding sequence ATGAATATCAAAAAGATTTTAAACAATAATGTCGTTGTGACGACTACTAAATTAAATCAGGAAATTGTAGTTATGGGGAAGGGATTGGCTTTTCAGAAGAAAATTGGAGAGACGATTGATGCTTCCAAAATTGAAAAGACCTTTGTATTGGAGAACCATGAGATCTCTGAGAAGCTTTCTATTTTATTGAAAGATACTTCTGAACTATACGTGAATATTTCTTCAAAAATTTTTGACTATGCCCAATCCGAACTTTCAAGCAAATTGGATGAATATTTATATGTTGCATTAACCGATCACTTAAGCTTCGCAATCAGCAGACACAAACAAGGGATTTATTTAAAGAACGTGTTGTTATGGGAAATTCGAAAATATTATAAGCAGGAATTTCAAATTGCCTTAAAATCCTTAGATATTATTGAAAGTGATACAGGAATCCGACTTGGGGAAGATGAGGCCGCTTCGATTGCCTTGCATTTAGTGAACAGTCAACTATTCAGTGAAGATATGGCAGCAGCTGTGCGAGTTACTGAAATCGTTAATAATATTTTGAATATTGTTAAATATCATTTCCGGATGGAATTAGATGAAAGCTCAATTAACCATGATCGTTTCTTAACACATCTTCGTTTCACTGCAATCCGGTTTATTCGGAAAGAGAAAGAGAAAGAGAAAGAGGTCAAAAGAAATGACCCATTCCTTTATAAACAAGTAAAGAAGAAATATTCAACGGCCTTTCACTGCAGTCAAAAGATTATGGTCTATTTGGAGAATACGTATGGTTGGGTTATATCGAACGAAGAAATAACTTATTTAACATTGCACATTCATCGTATCATCAACCGATACACGAATTAG